The following coding sequences are from one Nicotiana tabacum cultivar K326 chromosome 1, ASM71507v2, whole genome shotgun sequence window:
- the LOC107763343 gene encoding RING-H2 finger protein ATL20, protein METTELKLMINTIIFFFFLNFFPAYSVDVCNPTVCSEMGRGPEIRFPFRLKNRQSDRCGYPGFDLSCNERGQTILTLPSGDFLVTDIDYTTQSIILNDPDFCLVKRLINFNITNSPFRAAHQRNYTIVRCTSDDWLNYGNYPVAILLFCRGFSSRNQAFLAMPPNMYAQGKPPGCKLMSKVSVPLQLEDNFWSPMEGLVLTWSEPSCRICENQGKLCGFKSDSGSDIACSNLPSSKGLPRGAKYGIIIGVGVPGFVCLLGLISFAFGKIKVYTLRRDLNSDLPTTINLQSAIATTGLNRATIDSYPKIVLGESKRLPNPNDGTCPICLSDYQPKETLRTIPECNHYFHAECIDEWLKLNATCPLCRNTPDGSLHPCSSSTSLVSSSP, encoded by the exons atgGAAACCACAGAGCTTAAGCTAATGATTAACACCataatcttctttttcttccttaatttttttCCAGCTTACTCTGTTGATGTCTGTAACCCAACTGTATGTTCAGAAATGGGTAGGGGACCGGAAATCCGGTTTCCTTTCCGGCTAAAAAACCGGCAATCAGACCGGTGTGGGTACCCCGGTTTTGATCTTTCATGTAATGAGAGAGGTCAAACAATTCTAACACTTCCTTCTGGTGATTTTTTAGTTACAGATATTGATTATACTACACAATCTATTATACTTAATGATCCAGATTTCTGCCTTGTCAAAAGACTCATCAATTTCAATATCACGAATTCTCCTTTCAGAGCTGCTCATCAAAGAAATTACACAATTGTCAG GTGTACTTCGGATGATTGGTTAAATTACGGAAATTATCCGGTGGCGATTCTCTTATTTTGCCGGGGATTTTCGAGCAGAAATCAGGCGTTTTTAGCTATGCCACCAAATATGTATGCACAAGGAAAGCCACCAGGTTGCAAGTTAATGTCAAAGGTTTCAGTTCCTTTACAATTGGAAGATAACTTTTGGTCTCCAATGGAGGGTCTTGTGCTAACTTGGAGTGAACCCAGTTGTAGGATTTGTGAAAATCAAGGGAAACTTTGTGGGTTTAAGAGTGATTCAGGATCTGATATTGCTTGTTCTAATCTTCCTTCTTCTAAAG GATTACCCAGGGGTGCCAAATATGGCATTATAATTGGAGTTGGAGTACCAGGTTTTGTATGCTTATTAGGATTAATAAGCTTTGCTTTTGGTAAGATCAAGGTTTATACCCTCCGCCGTGATTTGAACTCTGATCTCCCTACCACCATTAATCTACAATCAGCAATCGCAACGACAGGTCTTAACAGGGCAACCATCGATTCCTATCCCAAGATCGTGCTCGGGGAGAGCAAGCGCCTTCCTAACCCCAACGATGGCACTTGTCCGATATGTTTATCGGATTATCAGCCTAAAGAAACGTTAAGAACCATACCAGAATGCAACCATTATTTTCATGCTGAATGCATAGATGAATGGCTTAAGCTCAATGCTACTTGCCCCTTATGTCGAAATACGCCAGATGGTTCTTTACATCCTTGCTCATCATCAACTTCTTTGGTCTCATCTTCTCCATAG